One Luteibacter aegosomaticola genomic window carries:
- a CDS encoding nucleotidyl transferase AbiEii/AbiGii toxin family protein, protein MMDLAVSIAHRLRNHAAENQQDFNAVLTRFASERLLFRLSQSEHAKSFLLKGALLFLLWHDLPERPTRDIDLLGFGEEDVESIESIFREVCAIDASDAVVFEPASVRGATIRKQAGYGGVRITLLGKLKNVRLHVQVDVGFGDAVTPAASEEVFPVVLADLPAPILRVYPKYTVCAEKLEAISALGMANTRLKDFYDMWLLLTPRDMDDDMLGSAIAATFNRRKRPIGDEWPVGLTDEFAADSQRQRQWQAFLAKNGLVAPPLSDVLATLRHCLSVPLDKARK, encoded by the coding sequence ATGATGGACCTCGCCGTCTCTATCGCGCATCGGCTGCGGAATCACGCGGCTGAAAATCAGCAAGACTTCAATGCGGTGCTCACGCGATTTGCCTCTGAGCGTCTTCTTTTCCGTCTGTCGCAGTCGGAACACGCCAAGAGCTTCCTGCTGAAGGGTGCGTTGCTTTTCCTGCTATGGCATGACCTTCCTGAACGTCCGACCCGTGATATCGATCTCCTGGGTTTCGGAGAGGAAGACGTGGAGTCCATCGAGTCGATATTTCGGGAGGTATGCGCGATCGATGCCTCCGATGCGGTCGTCTTTGAGCCGGCATCAGTCAGAGGGGCGACCATCCGCAAGCAGGCAGGGTACGGCGGAGTCCGCATAACGCTGCTGGGTAAGCTGAAGAATGTCCGGCTTCACGTGCAGGTCGATGTGGGCTTCGGCGATGCCGTGACTCCTGCCGCATCTGAGGAAGTATTTCCGGTCGTCCTCGCCGACCTTCCCGCACCGATCCTACGGGTCTACCCGAAGTACACCGTATGTGCGGAAAAACTTGAGGCGATAAGCGCATTGGGAATGGCGAATACGCGCCTGAAGGACTTCTACGATATGTGGTTGCTCCTGACACCACGCGACATGGACGACGATATGCTTGGATCTGCTATCGCTGCTACCTTCAACCGCCGGAAGCGGCCCATCGGGGATGAATGGCCGGTAGGTCTAACCGACGAGTTTGCAGCCGATTCTCAGAGGCAGAGACAATGGCAGGCCTTCCTTGCCAAGAATGGACTCGTTGCCCCGCCACTGTCGGACGTGTTGGCAACGCTTCGCCATTGCCTGTCGGTTCCACTGGATAAGGCGCGAAAATGA
- a CDS encoding YccF domain-containing protein: protein MRTLFNLLWFVLGGLMMGLGWWLAGLVAMITIVGIPWARACFVIGQFAFFPFGKEAINRAEYSGRHDIGTSGLGFIGNVIWFLFAGLWLAIGHVVSAIACCITIIGIPFGIQHLKLAGIALAPIGKTIVSTEMADASRRYNANAAFSRMRGN from the coding sequence ATGAGAACGCTGTTCAATCTGCTTTGGTTTGTGTTGGGCGGCCTGATGATGGGCCTGGGCTGGTGGCTGGCGGGGTTGGTCGCGATGATCACCATCGTGGGCATTCCCTGGGCGCGCGCCTGCTTCGTGATTGGCCAGTTCGCCTTCTTCCCTTTCGGCAAAGAGGCGATTAATCGTGCGGAATATTCCGGTAGGCACGATATCGGCACGAGCGGCCTGGGTTTCATCGGCAACGTCATCTGGTTCCTGTTCGCCGGCCTCTGGCTTGCGATTGGCCATGTGGTGTCGGCGATCGCCTGCTGCATCACGATTATCGGTATTCCCTTCGGCATTCAGCATCTGAAGCTCGCTGGCATCGCCCTGGCACCTATCGGCAAGACGATCGTCAGCACGGAAATGGCAGATGCCTCGCGCCGTTACAACGCGAATGCCGCATTCTCCCGGATGCGTGGTAACTGA
- a CDS encoding DUF4189 domain-containing protein codes for MSSRNARFLALMLALPLTFFATRSHAQTYPCSGPGPGRVVVGIAPGGQGIAQTPICQDTGDGYAEAPVQQAPTRYMSVVVHPDTDKYWFARGFRSGDAATASAMKACTQAMGDGCSYADGWYGGSRIVVMEDVAGNLFVKGGNNFFSAWGAARSDCEKYSTGCHKLETLTNDFSDGGGGEEVQGPKGEVTRRLWGALARPKTKAPEPLDDLAWLATGQDGYKAAESAALNACHEATKLDCEVRISVGGGYIARIVNNTGNVYWFNASSLEMLDKGLKNACAKGDTCRLVDTFDVKPRAVTTVEISVSKAPIRGYFSLARPEDDQVEKRWSKRAVASGQATVLEAQAAAVALCEKESGSKCVANPKDGDDGVDQFVLMVRASTGEYFNFWGTSAQSARERGKSICEEKHLQCGEGTLYDLAKKNKGSLISF; via the coding sequence ATGTCCAGCCGCAACGCCAGGTTCCTGGCGCTCATGCTTGCGTTACCACTTACTTTTTTTGCCACTCGCAGCCACGCACAGACCTATCCGTGCAGCGGGCCGGGCCCAGGCCGGGTCGTTGTCGGTATCGCGCCCGGTGGCCAGGGCATAGCACAAACACCGATCTGCCAGGACACGGGTGACGGTTACGCCGAGGCGCCCGTTCAGCAGGCGCCTACGCGCTATATGTCCGTCGTCGTCCATCCAGACACGGACAAGTACTGGTTCGCCAGGGGCTTTAGATCGGGGGATGCTGCGACAGCGAGCGCCATGAAGGCGTGTACCCAGGCCATGGGGGATGGTTGCTCCTACGCAGATGGGTGGTACGGCGGCTCACGTATCGTGGTGATGGAAGATGTCGCTGGTAACCTGTTCGTCAAGGGCGGAAATAACTTCTTTAGCGCGTGGGGAGCAGCTCGTTCCGACTGCGAGAAGTATTCCACTGGCTGCCACAAGCTGGAGACGTTGACGAATGATTTCAGCGACGGCGGTGGCGGTGAGGAGGTGCAGGGGCCGAAAGGCGAGGTCACGCGACGTCTCTGGGGCGCGTTGGCTCGTCCGAAGACCAAGGCCCCGGAGCCGCTAGATGATCTGGCGTGGCTCGCGACGGGCCAGGATGGCTACAAGGCAGCCGAATCCGCTGCACTGAACGCATGTCACGAGGCGACCAAGCTGGATTGCGAGGTGCGCATCAGTGTCGGCGGTGGCTACATCGCTCGCATCGTGAATAACACGGGGAACGTGTATTGGTTCAATGCGTCGTCGCTCGAGATGCTCGACAAGGGCCTCAAGAACGCATGCGCGAAGGGTGATACCTGTCGCCTTGTCGACACCTTCGACGTAAAGCCTCGCGCTGTCACCACCGTCGAGATCAGCGTGTCGAAGGCTCCTATCCGTGGCTACTTTTCGCTGGCACGGCCTGAAGATGACCAGGTGGAGAAGCGGTGGAGCAAGCGTGCCGTGGCATCGGGCCAGGCTACCGTGCTCGAAGCGCAGGCAGCCGCCGTAGCGCTCTGCGAAAAAGAGAGTGGATCGAAATGCGTGGCCAATCCAAAGGATGGCGATGACGGCGTCGATCAGTTCGTGCTGATGGTTCGCGCGTCCACGGGTGAATACTTTAATTTCTGGGGAACCTCTGCTCAGTCGGCACGCGAGCGCGGCAAGTCGATATGTGAAGAAAAGCACCTGCAGTGCGGCGAAGGCACGCTGTATGACCTGGCAAAAAAGAACAAAGGCTCGTTGATCTCGTTCTGA
- a CDS encoding LysR family transcriptional regulator, whose amino-acid sequence MDRLDAMRLFVRLVERGSFSAVGREESIGQPAVSKQIAALERHLGAHLVLRTSRQVAITDAGQTFYQAAKRLLDDLDAAESSVGERHHSPRGMVRLSVAPGHGRLCITPLLGAFFERYPDVSVEISASEFPVDLIAEGIDVGVRHGALADSSLIARKLSMTPIVLVASPAYLKAHGAPSRLADLDEHRCIVFARGRERRPWQLRAGGRAVSYTPHGSIYTGDAEHIRASVLAGLGIAQAPLWLFEDQVRAGALQVLLPQLQPPLLPVHLVYAAGRQLPARVKVLIDYLIANYRHPG is encoded by the coding sequence GTGGATCGTCTGGATGCAATGCGCCTGTTCGTGCGGCTGGTCGAGCGCGGCAGCTTCTCGGCCGTCGGGCGCGAGGAGAGCATCGGGCAGCCTGCGGTGAGCAAGCAGATCGCCGCCTTGGAACGGCACCTCGGTGCCCACCTGGTGCTACGTACCTCGCGGCAGGTCGCCATTACCGACGCCGGGCAGACGTTCTACCAGGCGGCAAAGCGTTTGCTGGATGATCTGGATGCCGCGGAGTCATCCGTCGGCGAACGGCATCACTCCCCTCGCGGTATGGTCCGCCTGAGCGTCGCGCCGGGACATGGCCGGCTTTGCATCACGCCGTTACTCGGCGCGTTCTTCGAGCGCTACCCTGATGTGTCGGTCGAAATCTCGGCGTCCGAGTTTCCGGTCGACCTTATCGCCGAGGGCATCGATGTCGGTGTACGGCATGGTGCACTCGCCGACTCCAGCCTGATCGCGCGCAAGCTCAGCATGACGCCCATCGTGCTGGTCGCCAGCCCTGCCTACCTGAAAGCCCACGGCGCGCCCTCTCGCCTGGCGGACCTCGACGAGCACCGTTGCATCGTCTTCGCGAGGGGCCGCGAACGCCGGCCATGGCAGTTGCGCGCGGGCGGGCGAGCAGTGAGCTACACGCCGCACGGCTCGATCTATACCGGCGATGCGGAACACATCCGCGCGTCCGTACTGGCCGGACTCGGCATCGCACAGGCGCCACTATGGTTGTTCGAAGACCAGGTTCGCGCGGGTGCCTTGCAGGTGCTGCTGCCGCAGCTACAGCCACCCTTGCTGCCCGTGCATCTGGTGTACGCGGCCGGGCGGCAACTGCCGGCACGCGTGAAGGTACTGATCGATTACCTGATCGCCAACTACCGGCATCCCGGGTAG
- a CDS encoding Zn-dependent oxidoreductase — MKALCVTPERHLALRDVPPPIQPAAEHVLVTMEASAINHGDITFLRSPAAVGTALKAAQHDVWGASGAGRVTAVGEGVPAEYLGCKVAIYRSLRRTPETLGLWSEQAQMHFSTCLILPEEVDAVDYSGSLVNVMTAYAFIEEVTKEGHRGIVVTAGNSATGLAMAALARRRGMPSIFLVRSEGARVALIEQGIEHVVDTSTDDFADTFERLTEALGTTAVFEGVGGDLPGRIAPLLPVNSAMYFYGFLGGQAPFSLTTLLVMAKNLTLKRFSNFESATVKQPGKLQEALRYLQDVIGDPLFRTRLGQRFTYEAIDEALAYAGPGGTKAVLTAF, encoded by the coding sequence ATGAAAGCGCTTTGCGTCACCCCGGAACGTCACCTCGCCTTGCGCGATGTCCCGCCGCCCATCCAGCCGGCCGCAGAGCACGTGCTTGTGACCATGGAAGCCTCGGCGATCAACCACGGCGACATCACCTTCCTGCGAAGTCCTGCCGCCGTCGGTACCGCTCTTAAGGCAGCCCAGCACGATGTCTGGGGTGCGTCCGGTGCAGGCCGGGTCACGGCCGTGGGCGAGGGCGTGCCCGCCGAGTACCTCGGGTGCAAGGTGGCGATCTACCGCTCTCTGCGCCGCACGCCAGAAACGCTCGGTCTGTGGAGCGAGCAGGCCCAGATGCACTTCAGCACCTGCCTGATCCTTCCCGAGGAGGTCGACGCGGTCGATTACTCAGGCTCCCTGGTCAACGTGATGACCGCGTACGCCTTCATTGAAGAAGTCACGAAGGAAGGGCACCGCGGCATCGTCGTCACGGCGGGTAACTCAGCCACGGGACTTGCCATGGCAGCGCTCGCTCGTCGGCGCGGCATGCCTTCGATCTTCCTGGTACGGAGTGAGGGTGCCCGCGTAGCGTTGATTGAGCAGGGGATCGAGCATGTCGTGGATACAAGCACCGACGATTTCGCCGACACGTTCGAGCGCCTGACCGAGGCGCTAGGCACGACCGCTGTCTTCGAAGGCGTGGGCGGCGATCTACCAGGGCGCATCGCTCCCTTGCTTCCCGTTAACTCGGCGATGTACTTCTACGGCTTCCTCGGCGGCCAGGCACCTTTCAGCCTGACGACGCTGCTGGTGATGGCGAAGAACCTGACGCTCAAGCGATTCAGCAACTTCGAAAGCGCCACGGTGAAGCAGCCCGGTAAGCTGCAGGAGGCCCTGCGATATCTGCAGGACGTTATCGGGGACCCACTCTTCCGGACGCGACTCGGGCAACGCTTCACGTACGAAGCGATCGACGAGGCGCTGGCTTATGCCGGGCCCGGCGGTACGAAGGCGGTACTCACGGCGTTCTAA
- a CDS encoding peptide-N4-asparagine amidase produces MAVTLGMGRKLLRVMAALVLPSFATVGAAAASAPGFTPGSPNVAVADPAVPRPAGRSCVVPLFNGTQFTDFSNHPYTYAPPAGCGRAWSKVVLEADFAVTAGRQFDRTASLWLGGANIYFGTTQEPSSTVAPSWHIERDVSDFASLLANPQTGQAILGNIVDSTYTGVISGSARLVFYPANVLAPKVDAPDAVFPLSDGTAGGPVTLNTGTDTLSRTLTLPTNVERAYVDVFAQGQGGDEFWYSCVPDEFADQLQSCGGGSFRETEVSIDGQAAGVAPVYPWIFTGGIDPYMWRPTPGVQTLNFLPYRVDLTPFASMLNDGSPHTIALTVTGAHGYFAVTGNLFVYQDHGRKQLTGALTANTLQGQAPNAVIGNTVTDTNGIVGGGVTTNASRTFRTSGYVDTSHGRITTDVQQTVAFANTQNFTIDATQYVQAIDQNTTVNSTTKTRQGPLGIGTTSTATYAFPLTAKFAYTFDADGNIVTSPSQVTQGFTRHVAKKLGALTLYRSDVDNHISTSDTLAFTDNAVTGHSNQASTQSFRFSDNLGSCYGRDVVTTTGTLTSATDGGGCAGGRNRLLWFTHPDGSPDTSRTEDPGAF; encoded by the coding sequence ATGGCTGTCACGCTTGGGATGGGCCGCAAGTTATTGCGGGTAATGGCTGCACTCGTACTTCCGTCGTTCGCTACCGTGGGGGCCGCCGCGGCTAGCGCGCCCGGCTTCACGCCAGGATCGCCCAATGTCGCCGTCGCGGATCCCGCGGTACCCCGGCCGGCCGGCCGCTCCTGCGTGGTTCCGCTGTTCAACGGTACGCAGTTCACGGATTTCTCGAATCACCCCTATACGTACGCGCCGCCAGCAGGCTGCGGGCGTGCGTGGTCGAAGGTCGTGCTCGAGGCCGACTTCGCGGTCACGGCGGGGCGGCAGTTCGACCGCACGGCATCGCTGTGGCTGGGTGGGGCGAACATCTACTTCGGCACGACACAGGAACCATCGTCGACGGTCGCACCGAGCTGGCATATCGAGCGTGACGTGAGCGACTTCGCCAGCCTGCTCGCGAACCCGCAGACCGGCCAGGCGATCCTCGGCAACATCGTCGATAGCACCTACACCGGCGTGATCAGCGGATCGGCAAGGCTGGTGTTCTATCCGGCCAACGTGCTCGCGCCGAAGGTGGATGCACCGGATGCGGTCTTCCCGCTTTCCGACGGCACCGCAGGCGGCCCCGTGACGCTCAACACTGGCACCGATACGCTTTCCCGCACGCTCACCCTGCCGACCAATGTGGAACGCGCATACGTCGATGTGTTCGCGCAAGGCCAGGGTGGCGACGAGTTCTGGTACTCGTGCGTGCCCGATGAGTTCGCCGACCAGCTGCAGAGCTGTGGGGGCGGCTCGTTCCGGGAAACCGAAGTGTCGATCGACGGACAAGCTGCGGGCGTCGCTCCCGTCTATCCATGGATCTTCACCGGCGGCATCGATCCGTACATGTGGCGGCCGACGCCGGGCGTGCAGACACTTAACTTCCTGCCGTACCGCGTGGACCTGACCCCGTTCGCTTCGATGCTCAACGATGGCTCGCCGCACACCATCGCGCTGACGGTCACCGGGGCGCACGGGTATTTCGCCGTTACCGGCAACCTGTTCGTCTACCAGGACCACGGCCGCAAGCAGCTCACCGGCGCACTCACCGCGAATACGCTGCAAGGCCAGGCACCGAACGCCGTCATCGGCAACACGGTGACCGACACGAACGGCATAGTCGGCGGCGGAGTCACGACCAACGCCTCGCGTACGTTCCGCACTTCAGGTTATGTCGACACTTCCCACGGGCGTATCACCACCGATGTGCAGCAAACGGTCGCCTTCGCCAACACGCAGAACTTCACCATCGATGCCACGCAATACGTGCAGGCCATCGACCAGAACACGACGGTGAACAGCACCACGAAGACACGCCAGGGCCCGCTGGGTATCGGTACGACCAGCACGGCGACGTACGCGTTCCCGCTGACGGCGAAGTTCGCGTACACGTTCGATGCGGATGGCAACATCGTGACGTCGCCGAGCCAGGTGACCCAGGGCTTCACGCGGCACGTCGCGAAGAAGCTGGGCGCGCTGACGCTCTACCGCAGCGATGTGGATAACCACATCAGCACCAGCGACACGCTGGCCTTCACGGACAATGCCGTGACGGGCCACAGCAACCAGGCGAGCACGCAGAGTTTCCGCTTCAGCGACAACCTGGGCAGCTGCTACGGGCGGGATGTGGTGACGACCACCGGCACGCTCACCTCGGCGACCGATGGCGGTGGCTGCGCGGGCGGGCGTAACCGGTTGCTGTGGTTCACGCATCCGGATGGGTCGCCGGATACGTCGCGCACGGAAGATCCGGGCGCGTTCTGA
- a CDS encoding ABC transporter permease: MAHPIIKALRHHKTAVVLITLEIALTLAIIANALLIIGSHVSLMQVPTGLPDNELVWMKTTGIDEQMPAAERASRSAAVLAALRTQPGVRGAAMVNGLPLSKIGSWTMCLFRQPEKKNEVCQVNMYAGTPGYLDVLGVRIAKGRPFTADDVTDYDFGGHNQGNPPPVIVSRSLADQMWPEEDPLGKPVYLDVEGLHVSHVIGVTEHLANASLQTGVPNDLNILVPARALPVGSFVVRTAPGAANKVASALPTVLAKVDSNRVVSGVGTLKDSVHEYFRDDRALVWLLVAVISSLLLLTGLGVFGLTGFWVQERVRYIGIRRALGATEADIRHYFQLENLAIVSFGVALGAVTAVCLNFWLLVRYELPRLPLLPLLGGALLLFAIGQLAVLQPARRACRVPPVAATRAA, encoded by the coding sequence ATGGCCCACCCGATCATCAAGGCCTTGCGGCACCATAAGACCGCCGTGGTGCTGATCACCCTGGAAATCGCGCTCACCCTGGCCATCATAGCCAACGCGCTGCTCATCATCGGCAGCCATGTCTCGCTGATGCAGGTGCCGACCGGGCTGCCCGATAACGAACTGGTATGGATGAAGACCACGGGTATCGACGAGCAGATGCCTGCCGCCGAGCGTGCGAGCCGCAGCGCGGCCGTCCTGGCCGCATTGCGCACACAACCCGGCGTGCGCGGTGCGGCAATGGTCAACGGCCTGCCGCTCAGCAAGATCGGTTCGTGGACCATGTGCCTGTTCCGCCAGCCGGAGAAGAAGAACGAGGTGTGCCAGGTGAACATGTACGCCGGCACTCCAGGCTATCTCGACGTACTCGGCGTACGTATCGCAAAGGGGCGGCCATTCACCGCTGACGATGTCACCGATTACGATTTCGGGGGCCACAACCAGGGCAACCCGCCGCCGGTCATTGTTTCCCGCTCGCTCGCCGATCAGATGTGGCCGGAAGAGGATCCGCTCGGCAAGCCCGTCTATCTTGACGTGGAAGGCCTGCACGTCAGCCACGTCATCGGTGTTACCGAGCATCTCGCGAATGCGAGCCTTCAGACAGGCGTACCCAACGATCTGAACATCCTGGTACCCGCCAGGGCACTCCCCGTGGGCAGCTTCGTCGTGCGCACCGCACCGGGCGCGGCAAACAAGGTAGCCTCCGCCCTGCCAACGGTGCTCGCCAAGGTCGACAGCAACCGCGTCGTGAGCGGCGTCGGGACGCTTAAGGATTCGGTCCACGAGTACTTCCGCGACGACCGCGCGCTGGTATGGCTGCTCGTCGCGGTGATCAGCAGCCTGCTGCTCCTCACCGGGCTCGGCGTATTCGGTCTCACGGGCTTCTGGGTCCAGGAACGCGTGCGCTACATCGGTATCCGCCGCGCACTGGGCGCCACCGAGGCCGACATACGCCACTACTTCCAGCTCGAGAACCTGGCGATCGTGTCGTTCGGGGTGGCGCTGGGCGCCGTAACGGCCGTGTGCCTGAATTTCTGGCTGCTGGTGCGCTACGAGCTCCCGCGCCTGCCCTTGCTTCCCCTGCTGGGTGGCGCGCTGCTGCTCTTCGCCATCGGCCAGCTCGCGGTGCTGCAGCCAGCGCGGCGTGCATGCCGTGTGCCGCCCGTGGCTGCGACGCGCGCGGCCTGA
- a CDS encoding ABC transporter permease — translation MFSYYLDLALRSLRRHKAVTALMIVAIGLGIGASMTMLTLLHVMSADPLPGASSTLFYPQLEPRSHEQTDGDTEMLGQMTWADAMNLLHARRGSMQAAMSSGRVAVTPPGGNARAFFADARYTSADFFPMFRTPFLNGQGWTHDDDDRRSHVVVISRALATRLFGVDEAVGKTLRLGTASFQVIGVLDHWQPVPLFYDLTMGGYAKAEEVFMPMETAVDTHMPLTGSITCWGTAGLDRGGLTHADQCAWTEFWVKLDTPAQVEAYRAFLDHYAKEQHALGRFPAVSRIQLTDLKGWLDTNHVVPGSVELQALLAFGFLIVCLVNTVALLLVKFSRRMGELSVRRAMGAAKRAIFAQLLIEAATIGVSGGVLGLMLASVGLWVVRQQPNDYAAYARMDGSMLLLAIVLSIAASLAAAIFPAWRTCRVAPALALKVQ, via the coding sequence ATGTTTTCCTATTACCTCGACCTCGCGTTGAGGAGCTTGCGACGGCACAAGGCCGTCACCGCGCTGATGATCGTGGCGATTGGCCTGGGCATCGGCGCGAGCATGACCATGCTCACCTTGCTCCACGTCATGTCCGCCGACCCGTTACCCGGCGCCAGCAGCACCTTGTTCTACCCCCAGCTGGAGCCGCGCAGCCACGAGCAGACAGACGGCGACACCGAGATGCTCGGCCAGATGACCTGGGCTGATGCCATGAACCTGCTGCACGCCAGGCGTGGCAGCATGCAGGCAGCCATGAGCAGCGGGCGCGTCGCCGTGACGCCCCCAGGCGGCAACGCGCGTGCGTTCTTCGCCGACGCACGCTACACAAGCGCGGATTTCTTCCCGATGTTCCGCACGCCGTTCCTCAACGGACAGGGCTGGACGCACGACGACGACGACCGGCGCAGCCATGTCGTCGTGATCAGCCGAGCGCTGGCCACGCGGCTGTTTGGTGTCGACGAAGCGGTGGGTAAGACCCTGCGCCTGGGCACGGCCTCGTTCCAGGTGATCGGCGTCCTTGACCACTGGCAACCCGTGCCGCTGTTCTACGACCTCACCATGGGTGGCTACGCAAAAGCCGAAGAGGTCTTCATGCCCATGGAGACCGCTGTCGACACACATATGCCACTGACCGGCTCGATCACGTGCTGGGGCACCGCAGGTCTGGATCGTGGCGGCCTGACGCATGCCGACCAATGCGCATGGACGGAGTTCTGGGTGAAACTGGATACACCTGCGCAGGTAGAGGCCTACCGTGCGTTCCTTGATCACTATGCGAAGGAACAGCATGCACTCGGGCGTTTCCCCGCTGTCTCGCGAATCCAGCTGACCGACCTCAAGGGTTGGCTTGATACCAACCACGTGGTGCCTGGCAGTGTGGAGCTTCAGGCGCTGCTGGCATTCGGCTTTCTGATCGTGTGCCTGGTCAATACCGTAGCCCTGCTGCTGGTGAAGTTCTCACGGCGCATGGGTGAGCTGAGCGTGCGTCGCGCGATGGGTGCGGCGAAGCGCGCGATCTTCGCGCAGTTGCTGATCGAAGCCGCGACCATAGGCGTCAGCGGTGGCGTGCTCGGTCTGATGCTCGCCTCGGTCGGGCTCTGGGTCGTGCGCCAGCAGCCAAACGATTACGCCGCCTACGCGCGCATGGATGGCTCGATGCTGCTCCTCGCCATCGTGCTATCGATCGCCGCATCGCTTGCGGCTGCCATCTTCCCCGCCTGGCGCACCTGCCGCGTCGCGCCCGCCCTCGCCCTGAAGGTGCAGTAA
- a CDS encoding RNA polymerase sigma factor, producing MPDRHADAADVASFASLLESRYDELRRFALRRGGSPSMADDVLQDAWLRLSREPHTAVGNRLAYVYRVVANLVIDRQRQRAAHERHVDGDTPAEHIQDGAPTPDQVVAGQQEYALLQAAIQALPPKCREVFLLYRGENLTMREIALRLAISPKTVENHIAQAMLACRRRLREAGHGR from the coding sequence ATGCCCGATCGTCACGCGGACGCCGCGGACGTGGCGTCGTTTGCCTCATTGCTTGAAAGCCGCTACGACGAGTTGCGGCGCTTTGCCTTGCGCCGCGGCGGCTCGCCCAGCATGGCTGACGATGTGCTGCAGGATGCCTGGCTGCGCCTGTCGCGCGAGCCGCATACGGCCGTGGGCAACCGGCTTGCCTACGTCTACCGGGTCGTGGCTAACCTCGTCATCGACCGCCAGCGCCAGCGCGCCGCGCATGAGCGCCACGTCGATGGCGACACCCCGGCAGAACACATTCAGGATGGCGCGCCCACCCCCGACCAGGTTGTCGCGGGGCAGCAGGAATACGCGCTGCTACAGGCAGCGATCCAGGCGTTGCCACCCAAGTGCCGCGAGGTCTTCCTGCTCTATCGCGGCGAGAACCTGACCATGCGGGAGATTGCCCTTCGGCTGGCGATCAGCCCCAAGACCGTGGAAAACCATATCGCCCAGGCCATGTTGGCCTGCCGCCGGCGCTTGCGCGAAGCGGGGCACGGGCGATGA
- a CDS encoding FecR family protein: MSYDDIDDHCFEEAVRWHARLRGEDDSALYREYADWLATDWRHGKAMEEAEALFGALKTIASATPQIAATRRGRARRMRFAAAAAVVLVAGIAVIAQRSHHDAQTRVGETRLVTLADGTSVTLGPDTAIDVDLRPHERRITLVKGEALFHVSHDAARPFLVDAGAGHTRVLGTVFDVERTTGGVRVGVLEGRVAVGDSRGEALQLVADEAAAIDATGVHALARNEAAAQLAWTKGQWVFYRRPLADVVARIGRSRHGVILLRGRALQAPPVSGAFDAQAPDAALDSLVSALNLGRVDLGPWLTVVY, encoded by the coding sequence ATGAGCTACGACGACATTGACGATCACTGTTTCGAGGAGGCCGTGCGTTGGCATGCGCGGCTCCGCGGTGAGGACGATTCCGCCTTGTACCGCGAATATGCGGATTGGCTGGCAACCGATTGGCGGCACGGAAAGGCGATGGAGGAGGCCGAGGCGCTGTTCGGCGCATTGAAAACCATCGCCTCTGCTACGCCGCAGATCGCGGCGACGCGGCGTGGCCGAGCTCGGCGCATGCGCTTTGCCGCGGCGGCGGCCGTGGTGCTAGTCGCCGGTATCGCCGTTATCGCGCAACGCTCCCACCATGATGCCCAGACGCGCGTCGGCGAGACACGCCTCGTCACGCTTGCCGATGGCACCTCGGTGACGCTAGGCCCCGATACCGCGATCGACGTCGACTTGCGGCCCCACGAAAGGCGCATCACGCTGGTAAAAGGCGAAGCGCTTTTCCACGTCTCCCACGACGCGGCGCGGCCCTTCCTGGTTGATGCGGGTGCCGGCCACACGCGCGTGTTGGGTACGGTGTTCGATGTCGAGCGCACGACAGGTGGCGTCCGCGTCGGCGTGCTTGAAGGCCGGGTGGCCGTGGGTGATTCGCGCGGCGAGGCGTTGCAGCTTGTCGCCGATGAAGCGGCAGCGATCGATGCCACCGGTGTCCACGCATTGGCCCGCAACGAGGCGGCCGCACAGCTGGCGTGGACGAAGGGGCAGTGGGTCTTCTACCGGCGCCCGCTGGCGGACGTGGTCGCCCGCATCGGGCGATCAAGGCACGGCGTCATCCTGTTACGCGGGCGCGCATTGCAGGCTCCACCGGTGTCGGGCGCGTTCGATGCACAGGCTCCGGATGCCGCTCTCGATAGCCTGGTCTCGGCGCTGAACCTCGGGCGCGTCGATCTCGGCCCGTGGCTCACCGTGGTTTATTGA